The Panicum hallii strain FIL2 chromosome 9, PHallii_v3.1, whole genome shotgun sequence genome has a window encoding:
- the LOC112875015 gene encoding general negative regulator of transcription subunit 3 isoform X3, which yields MGASRKLQGEIDRVLKKVQEGVDVFDSIWNKVYDTENANQKEKFEADLKKEIKKLQRYRDQIKTWIQSSEIKDKKVSASYEQALMDARKQIEREMERFKVCEKETKTKAFSKEGLGQQPKTDPKEKAKAETRDWLNNVVSDLESQIDNFEAEVEGLSIKKGKQRPPRLVHLEKSITRHKAHIKKLESILRLLDNDELSPEQVNDVKDFLEDYVERNQEDFDEFSDVEDLYSTLPMEKVEALEDMVSLAPSSLVKGVASVSTSAVLSTKSSVATSSTQPTVSTTSSQSTSQDQTEETVSQESNPESTPQTPPSKGGNLGPSVPVVPIAVSTGSVAVSVPAETINSPVRPTVPTTAAAILSSATPRSAPESMPAVTSIPANLSSTLKDDDSMSFPPRRPSPAITEIGIGRGIARGITSQTLGTAPISIGPVPGNGSLVSPLGNKVQPQQVPRTNDAISSDSPSTNENPIIGGRVFSPPIVSGAQWRPQTAGAFQNQSETSQFRGRPEISADQREKYLQRYHQVQQQQGSLINVSNIAGINQKQFPTQQPNPLLQQFNSQSSSISSQVNLGLGAQVSDAGHVKSEEQQQSLAEDVGVESAATTGANKQTSEDDTKIPYPNPAAPAAENSQLPRETDLLPGQPLQPGMSSSGVGVIGRRSMSDLGAIGDNLTGTSASSGHDQLYNLQMLEAAFHRLPQPKDSERAKNYVPRHPAVTPASYPQIQAPIVSNPTFWERIGSDTLATDMLFFAFYYQQNTYQQYLAAKELKKQSWRFHRRYNTWFQRHVEPQVTTDEYERGSYVYFDFHVTEDGSGWCQRIKNDFTFEYNYLEDELSVQAN from the exons atgggcGCCAGTCGGAAGCTGCAGGGCGAGATCGACCGTGTCCTCAAGAAGGTCCAGGAGGGTGTCGACGTCTTCGACAGCATCTGGAACAAG GTCTACGACACCGAGAATGCGAACCAGAAGGAGAAGTTCGAGGCGGACCTCAAGAAGGAGATCAAGAAGTTGCAGCGGTACCGGGACCAGATCAAGACGTGGATCCAATCCAGCGAGATCAAGGACAAGAAG GTTAGTGCCTCTTATGAGCAGGCTCTGATGGATGCCCGGAAGCAGATTGAACGAGAGATGGAACGGTTTAAAGTTTGTGAGAAGGAAACAAAAACCAAGGCCTTCTCAAAAGAAGGGTTAGGTCAGCAACCAAAAACT GATCCCAAAGAGAAGGCCAAAGCTGAAACGAGGGACTGGCTTAATAATGTG GTTAGTGATTTGGAAAGCCAGATTGATAACTTTGAAGCAGAGGTTGAAGGGCTTTCAATTAAAAAAGGAAAACAAAGACCGCCTCGACTT GTACATTTAGAGAAGTCTATTACGCGACATAAAGCTCATATAAAGAAATTGGAGTCAATCTTGAGACTTTTGGATAACGACGAGTTGAGTCCTGAGCAAGTCAATGATGTTAAAGATTTTCTTGAAGACTATGTTGAACGTAATCAG GAAGACTTTGATGAATTCAGTGACGTTGAGGATCTCTATAGCACATTGCCTATGGAGAAGGTTGAAGCACTTGAAGACATGGTTTCACTTGCTCCTTCCAGTCTTGTGAAG GGTGTTGCTTCTGTTTCGACTAGTGCAGTTTTGAGCACAAAGAGTTCAGTTGCAACTTCATCTACTCAG ccTACTGTATCAACAACTTCTTCACAAAGTACATCACAAGATCAAACAGAGGAGACAGTTTCACAAGAAAGCAATCCTGAATCTACACCACAAACACCACCTTCAAAAGGTGGAAATCTTGGACCTTCAGTGCCAGTTGTGCCGATTGCTGTCAGTACTGGTAGTGTGGCTGTTTCTGTCCCTGCAGAAACAATTAATTCCCCTGTGCGGCCGACTGTTCCTACCACAGCGGCTGCGATACTTTCTTCTGCTACTCCACGAAGTGCTCCAGAGAGTATGCCTGCTGTAACCTCAATTCCTGCGAACTTATCTAGCACCTTGAAGGATGATGACAGCATGAGTTTTCCTCCACGAAGACCGTCTCCAGCCATTACTGAAATTGGAATTGGCAGGGGCATAGCTCGTGGAATAACTAGTCAGACGTTAGGTACAGCTCCCATAAGTATTGGTCCAGTCCCAGGAAATGGATCG TTGGTTTCGCCTCTTGGTAATAAAGTTCAACCACAGCAAGTTCCTAGGACTAATGATGCAATTAGCTCTGATTCTCCTAGTACAAATGAAAACCCTATTATTGGAGGAAGAGTATTTTCTCCTCCAATTGTTTCTGGGGCTCAATGGAGGCCTCAAACTGCTGGTGCATTTCAAAATCAAAGTGAAACT AGTCAATTTCGTGGAAGGCCCGAGATTTCTGCCGACCAAAGGGAGAAGTACCTACAAAGATATCATCAAGTACAGCAGCAGCAAGGCAGCCTTATTAATGTTTCTAATATAGCTGGCATAAATCAGAAGCAATTTCCTACACAGCAGCCGAATCCTCTTCTGCAACAG TTTAACTCACAGAGTTCCTCTATATCCTCCCAAGTGAACCTTGGGCTTGGAGCTCAAGTATCAG ATGCTGGGCATGTAAAAAGTGAAGAACAACAACAAAGTTTGGCTGAAGATGTTGGTGTTGAATCTGCTGCAACAACTGGAGCAAATAAACAAACAAGTGAAGATGACACAAAGATTCCTTATCCT AATCCTGCAGCACCTGCAGCTGAAAACAGTCAGCTGCCTAGGGAAACTGATCTATTGCCTGGGCAGCCTTTGCAACCTGGAATGTCATCATCTGGTGTTGGTGTCATTGGGCGAAGGAGTATGTCTGATCTTGGTGCAATCGGGGATAACCTCACTGGAACCTCAGCAAGTTCTGGTCACGATCAGCTTTATAATTTGCAAATGCTTGAAGCTGCATTCCATAGGCTTCCACAACCCAAGGACTCCGAGCGTGCTAAAAATTATGTTCCG CGGCATCCTGCAGTCACCCCTGCTAGTTACCCCCAAATTCAGGCACCGATTGTATCAAATCCTACCTTTTGGGAAAGAATTGGTAGTGACACATTGGCTACGGATATGCTGTTCTTTGCGTTCTACTATCAACAG AACACATACCAACAATACTTGGCTGCTAAAGAATTGAAGAAGCAATCATGGAGATTTCACAGGAGGTATAACACTTGGTTCCAGCGGCATGTGGAGCCACAAGTTACGACTGATGAGTATGAGCGAGGCTCCTATGTGTACTTTGATTTCCATGTCACCGAAGATGGCTCAGGATG GTGCCAAAGAATCAAGAATGACTTCACATTTGAGTACAACTACCTTGAGGATGAGCTGTCAGTACAGGCAAACTAG
- the LOC112875015 gene encoding general negative regulator of transcription subunit 3 isoform X1: MGASRKLQGEIDRVLKKVQEGVDVFDSIWNKVYDTENANQKEKFEADLKKEIKKLQRYRDQIKTWIQSSEIKDKKVSASYEQALMDARKQIEREMERFKVCEKETKTKAFSKEGLGQQPKTDPKEKAKAETRDWLNNVVSDLESQIDNFEAEVEGLSIKKGKQRPPRLVHLEKSITRHKAHIKKLESILRLLDNDELSPEQVNDVKDFLEDYVERNQEDFDEFSDVEDLYSTLPMEKVEALEDMVSLAPSSLVKGVASVSTSAVLSTKSSVATSSTQPTVSTTSSQSTSQDQTEETVSQESNPESTPQTPPSKGGNLGPSVPVVPIAVSTGSVAVSVPAETINSPVRPTVPTTAAAILSSATPRSAPESMPAVTSIPANLSSTLKDDDSMSFPPRRPSPAITEIGIGRGIARGITSQTLGTAPISIGPVPGNGSVSALPAINDLSKRNLLNTDERINSGGLSQQLVSPLGNKVQPQQVPRTNDAISSDSPSTNENPIIGGRVFSPPIVSGAQWRPQTAGAFQNQSETSQFRGRPEISADQREKYLQRYHQVQQQQGSLINVSNIAGINQKQFPTQQPNPLLQQFNSQSSSISSQVNLGLGAQVSDAGHVKSEEQQQSLAEDVGVESAATTGANKQTSEDDTKIPYPNPAAPAAENSQLPRETDLLPGQPLQPGMSSSGVGVIGRRSMSDLGAIGDNLTGTSASSGHDQLYNLQMLEAAFHRLPQPKDSERAKNYVPRHPAVTPASYPQIQAPIVSNPTFWERIGSDTLATDMLFFAFYYQQNTYQQYLAAKELKKQSWRFHRRYNTWFQRHVEPQVTTDEYERGSYVYFDFHVTEDGSGWCQRIKNDFTFEYNYLEDELSVQAN, translated from the exons atgggcGCCAGTCGGAAGCTGCAGGGCGAGATCGACCGTGTCCTCAAGAAGGTCCAGGAGGGTGTCGACGTCTTCGACAGCATCTGGAACAAG GTCTACGACACCGAGAATGCGAACCAGAAGGAGAAGTTCGAGGCGGACCTCAAGAAGGAGATCAAGAAGTTGCAGCGGTACCGGGACCAGATCAAGACGTGGATCCAATCCAGCGAGATCAAGGACAAGAAG GTTAGTGCCTCTTATGAGCAGGCTCTGATGGATGCCCGGAAGCAGATTGAACGAGAGATGGAACGGTTTAAAGTTTGTGAGAAGGAAACAAAAACCAAGGCCTTCTCAAAAGAAGGGTTAGGTCAGCAACCAAAAACT GATCCCAAAGAGAAGGCCAAAGCTGAAACGAGGGACTGGCTTAATAATGTG GTTAGTGATTTGGAAAGCCAGATTGATAACTTTGAAGCAGAGGTTGAAGGGCTTTCAATTAAAAAAGGAAAACAAAGACCGCCTCGACTT GTACATTTAGAGAAGTCTATTACGCGACATAAAGCTCATATAAAGAAATTGGAGTCAATCTTGAGACTTTTGGATAACGACGAGTTGAGTCCTGAGCAAGTCAATGATGTTAAAGATTTTCTTGAAGACTATGTTGAACGTAATCAG GAAGACTTTGATGAATTCAGTGACGTTGAGGATCTCTATAGCACATTGCCTATGGAGAAGGTTGAAGCACTTGAAGACATGGTTTCACTTGCTCCTTCCAGTCTTGTGAAG GGTGTTGCTTCTGTTTCGACTAGTGCAGTTTTGAGCACAAAGAGTTCAGTTGCAACTTCATCTACTCAG ccTACTGTATCAACAACTTCTTCACAAAGTACATCACAAGATCAAACAGAGGAGACAGTTTCACAAGAAAGCAATCCTGAATCTACACCACAAACACCACCTTCAAAAGGTGGAAATCTTGGACCTTCAGTGCCAGTTGTGCCGATTGCTGTCAGTACTGGTAGTGTGGCTGTTTCTGTCCCTGCAGAAACAATTAATTCCCCTGTGCGGCCGACTGTTCCTACCACAGCGGCTGCGATACTTTCTTCTGCTACTCCACGAAGTGCTCCAGAGAGTATGCCTGCTGTAACCTCAATTCCTGCGAACTTATCTAGCACCTTGAAGGATGATGACAGCATGAGTTTTCCTCCACGAAGACCGTCTCCAGCCATTACTGAAATTGGAATTGGCAGGGGCATAGCTCGTGGAATAACTAGTCAGACGTTAGGTACAGCTCCCATAAGTATTGGTCCAGTCCCAGGAAATGGATCGGTCAGTGCACTTCCTGCAATAAATGACTTGTCCAAAAGAAATCTATTGAACACTGACGAGAGGATTAACAGTGGTGGTCTTTCTCAACAGTTGGTTTCGCCTCTTGGTAATAAAGTTCAACCACAGCAAGTTCCTAGGACTAATGATGCAATTAGCTCTGATTCTCCTAGTACAAATGAAAACCCTATTATTGGAGGAAGAGTATTTTCTCCTCCAATTGTTTCTGGGGCTCAATGGAGGCCTCAAACTGCTGGTGCATTTCAAAATCAAAGTGAAACT AGTCAATTTCGTGGAAGGCCCGAGATTTCTGCCGACCAAAGGGAGAAGTACCTACAAAGATATCATCAAGTACAGCAGCAGCAAGGCAGCCTTATTAATGTTTCTAATATAGCTGGCATAAATCAGAAGCAATTTCCTACACAGCAGCCGAATCCTCTTCTGCAACAG TTTAACTCACAGAGTTCCTCTATATCCTCCCAAGTGAACCTTGGGCTTGGAGCTCAAGTATCAG ATGCTGGGCATGTAAAAAGTGAAGAACAACAACAAAGTTTGGCTGAAGATGTTGGTGTTGAATCTGCTGCAACAACTGGAGCAAATAAACAAACAAGTGAAGATGACACAAAGATTCCTTATCCT AATCCTGCAGCACCTGCAGCTGAAAACAGTCAGCTGCCTAGGGAAACTGATCTATTGCCTGGGCAGCCTTTGCAACCTGGAATGTCATCATCTGGTGTTGGTGTCATTGGGCGAAGGAGTATGTCTGATCTTGGTGCAATCGGGGATAACCTCACTGGAACCTCAGCAAGTTCTGGTCACGATCAGCTTTATAATTTGCAAATGCTTGAAGCTGCATTCCATAGGCTTCCACAACCCAAGGACTCCGAGCGTGCTAAAAATTATGTTCCG CGGCATCCTGCAGTCACCCCTGCTAGTTACCCCCAAATTCAGGCACCGATTGTATCAAATCCTACCTTTTGGGAAAGAATTGGTAGTGACACATTGGCTACGGATATGCTGTTCTTTGCGTTCTACTATCAACAG AACACATACCAACAATACTTGGCTGCTAAAGAATTGAAGAAGCAATCATGGAGATTTCACAGGAGGTATAACACTTGGTTCCAGCGGCATGTGGAGCCACAAGTTACGACTGATGAGTATGAGCGAGGCTCCTATGTGTACTTTGATTTCCATGTCACCGAAGATGGCTCAGGATG GTGCCAAAGAATCAAGAATGACTTCACATTTGAGTACAACTACCTTGAGGATGAGCTGTCAGTACAGGCAAACTAG
- the LOC112875015 gene encoding general negative regulator of transcription subunit 3 isoform X2: protein MGASRKLQGEIDRVLKKVQEGVDVFDSIWNKVYDTENANQKEKFEADLKKEIKKLQRYRDQIKTWIQSSEIKDKKALMDARKQIEREMERFKVCEKETKTKAFSKEGLGQQPKTDPKEKAKAETRDWLNNVVSDLESQIDNFEAEVEGLSIKKGKQRPPRLVHLEKSITRHKAHIKKLESILRLLDNDELSPEQVNDVKDFLEDYVERNQEDFDEFSDVEDLYSTLPMEKVEALEDMVSLAPSSLVKGVASVSTSAVLSTKSSVATSSTQPTVSTTSSQSTSQDQTEETVSQESNPESTPQTPPSKGGNLGPSVPVVPIAVSTGSVAVSVPAETINSPVRPTVPTTAAAILSSATPRSAPESMPAVTSIPANLSSTLKDDDSMSFPPRRPSPAITEIGIGRGIARGITSQTLGTAPISIGPVPGNGSVSALPAINDLSKRNLLNTDERINSGGLSQQLVSPLGNKVQPQQVPRTNDAISSDSPSTNENPIIGGRVFSPPIVSGAQWRPQTAGAFQNQSETSQFRGRPEISADQREKYLQRYHQVQQQQGSLINVSNIAGINQKQFPTQQPNPLLQQFNSQSSSISSQVNLGLGAQVSDAGHVKSEEQQQSLAEDVGVESAATTGANKQTSEDDTKIPYPNPAAPAAENSQLPRETDLLPGQPLQPGMSSSGVGVIGRRSMSDLGAIGDNLTGTSASSGHDQLYNLQMLEAAFHRLPQPKDSERAKNYVPRHPAVTPASYPQIQAPIVSNPTFWERIGSDTLATDMLFFAFYYQQNTYQQYLAAKELKKQSWRFHRRYNTWFQRHVEPQVTTDEYERGSYVYFDFHVTEDGSGWCQRIKNDFTFEYNYLEDELSVQAN from the exons atgggcGCCAGTCGGAAGCTGCAGGGCGAGATCGACCGTGTCCTCAAGAAGGTCCAGGAGGGTGTCGACGTCTTCGACAGCATCTGGAACAAG GTCTACGACACCGAGAATGCGAACCAGAAGGAGAAGTTCGAGGCGGACCTCAAGAAGGAGATCAAGAAGTTGCAGCGGTACCGGGACCAGATCAAGACGTGGATCCAATCCAGCGAGATCAAGGACAAGAAG GCTCTGATGGATGCCCGGAAGCAGATTGAACGAGAGATGGAACGGTTTAAAGTTTGTGAGAAGGAAACAAAAACCAAGGCCTTCTCAAAAGAAGGGTTAGGTCAGCAACCAAAAACT GATCCCAAAGAGAAGGCCAAAGCTGAAACGAGGGACTGGCTTAATAATGTG GTTAGTGATTTGGAAAGCCAGATTGATAACTTTGAAGCAGAGGTTGAAGGGCTTTCAATTAAAAAAGGAAAACAAAGACCGCCTCGACTT GTACATTTAGAGAAGTCTATTACGCGACATAAAGCTCATATAAAGAAATTGGAGTCAATCTTGAGACTTTTGGATAACGACGAGTTGAGTCCTGAGCAAGTCAATGATGTTAAAGATTTTCTTGAAGACTATGTTGAACGTAATCAG GAAGACTTTGATGAATTCAGTGACGTTGAGGATCTCTATAGCACATTGCCTATGGAGAAGGTTGAAGCACTTGAAGACATGGTTTCACTTGCTCCTTCCAGTCTTGTGAAG GGTGTTGCTTCTGTTTCGACTAGTGCAGTTTTGAGCACAAAGAGTTCAGTTGCAACTTCATCTACTCAG ccTACTGTATCAACAACTTCTTCACAAAGTACATCACAAGATCAAACAGAGGAGACAGTTTCACAAGAAAGCAATCCTGAATCTACACCACAAACACCACCTTCAAAAGGTGGAAATCTTGGACCTTCAGTGCCAGTTGTGCCGATTGCTGTCAGTACTGGTAGTGTGGCTGTTTCTGTCCCTGCAGAAACAATTAATTCCCCTGTGCGGCCGACTGTTCCTACCACAGCGGCTGCGATACTTTCTTCTGCTACTCCACGAAGTGCTCCAGAGAGTATGCCTGCTGTAACCTCAATTCCTGCGAACTTATCTAGCACCTTGAAGGATGATGACAGCATGAGTTTTCCTCCACGAAGACCGTCTCCAGCCATTACTGAAATTGGAATTGGCAGGGGCATAGCTCGTGGAATAACTAGTCAGACGTTAGGTACAGCTCCCATAAGTATTGGTCCAGTCCCAGGAAATGGATCGGTCAGTGCACTTCCTGCAATAAATGACTTGTCCAAAAGAAATCTATTGAACACTGACGAGAGGATTAACAGTGGTGGTCTTTCTCAACAGTTGGTTTCGCCTCTTGGTAATAAAGTTCAACCACAGCAAGTTCCTAGGACTAATGATGCAATTAGCTCTGATTCTCCTAGTACAAATGAAAACCCTATTATTGGAGGAAGAGTATTTTCTCCTCCAATTGTTTCTGGGGCTCAATGGAGGCCTCAAACTGCTGGTGCATTTCAAAATCAAAGTGAAACT AGTCAATTTCGTGGAAGGCCCGAGATTTCTGCCGACCAAAGGGAGAAGTACCTACAAAGATATCATCAAGTACAGCAGCAGCAAGGCAGCCTTATTAATGTTTCTAATATAGCTGGCATAAATCAGAAGCAATTTCCTACACAGCAGCCGAATCCTCTTCTGCAACAG TTTAACTCACAGAGTTCCTCTATATCCTCCCAAGTGAACCTTGGGCTTGGAGCTCAAGTATCAG ATGCTGGGCATGTAAAAAGTGAAGAACAACAACAAAGTTTGGCTGAAGATGTTGGTGTTGAATCTGCTGCAACAACTGGAGCAAATAAACAAACAAGTGAAGATGACACAAAGATTCCTTATCCT AATCCTGCAGCACCTGCAGCTGAAAACAGTCAGCTGCCTAGGGAAACTGATCTATTGCCTGGGCAGCCTTTGCAACCTGGAATGTCATCATCTGGTGTTGGTGTCATTGGGCGAAGGAGTATGTCTGATCTTGGTGCAATCGGGGATAACCTCACTGGAACCTCAGCAAGTTCTGGTCACGATCAGCTTTATAATTTGCAAATGCTTGAAGCTGCATTCCATAGGCTTCCACAACCCAAGGACTCCGAGCGTGCTAAAAATTATGTTCCG CGGCATCCTGCAGTCACCCCTGCTAGTTACCCCCAAATTCAGGCACCGATTGTATCAAATCCTACCTTTTGGGAAAGAATTGGTAGTGACACATTGGCTACGGATATGCTGTTCTTTGCGTTCTACTATCAACAG AACACATACCAACAATACTTGGCTGCTAAAGAATTGAAGAAGCAATCATGGAGATTTCACAGGAGGTATAACACTTGGTTCCAGCGGCATGTGGAGCCACAAGTTACGACTGATGAGTATGAGCGAGGCTCCTATGTGTACTTTGATTTCCATGTCACCGAAGATGGCTCAGGATG GTGCCAAAGAATCAAGAATGACTTCACATTTGAGTACAACTACCTTGAGGATGAGCTGTCAGTACAGGCAAACTAG